A genomic region of Vitis vinifera cultivar Pinot Noir 40024 chromosome 7, ASM3070453v1 contains the following coding sequences:
- the LOC100253273 gene encoding malate dehydrogenase, cytoplasmic: MAKEPVRVLVTGAAGQIGYALVPMIARGVMLGADQPVILHMLDIPPAAEALNGVKMELVDAAFPLLKGVVATTDVVEACTGVNIAVMVGGFPRKEGMERKDVMSKNVSIYKSQASALENHAAANCKVLVVANPANTNALILKEFAPSIPEKNISCLTRLDHNRALGQVSERLNVQVSDVKNVIIWGNHSSTQYPDVNHATVKTPAGEKPVRGLVGDDAWLNGEFITTVQQRGAAIIKARKLSSALSAASAACDHIRDWVLGTPEGTWVSMGVYSDGSYNVPAGLIYSFPVTCCAGEWKIVQGLHIDEFSRKKLDLTAQELSEEKELAYSCLS; the protein is encoded by the exons ATGGCCAAAGAACCAGTTCGCGTTCTCGTTACTGGAGCCGCAG GACAAATTGGCTATGCACTTGTCCCCATGATTGCTAGGGGAGTGATGTTGGGTGCTGATCAGCCTGTGATTCTGCACATGCTTGATATCCCTCCTGCTGCAGAAGCCTTAAATGGGGTCAAAATGGAATTGGTGGATGCTGCTTTTCCACTTCTCAAAg GTGTTGTTGCTACAACTGATGTTGTTGAGGCATGCACTGGAGTCAATATTGCTGTCATGGTTGGCGGCTTCCCAAGAAAAGAAGGAATGGAAAGAAAGGATGTGATGTCCAAAAATGTTTCCATCTACAAGTCCCAGGCCTCTGCACTTGAAAATCATGCAGCTGCAAATTGCAAG GTTTTGGTTGTTGCTAACCCAGCAAATACAAATGCCTTGATCCTGAAGGAATTTGCACCATCAATTCCTGAGAAAAACATTAGTTGTTTGACAAGACTGGACCATAACAGGGCACTAGGTCAGGTCTCTGAAAGGCTGAATGTTCAAGTATCTGATGTTAAGAATGTTATCATATGGGGAAATCACTCTTCAACTCAGTATCCGGATGTCAACCATGCTACTGTCAAAACCCCAGCTGGTGAGAAACCTGTGCGGGGGCTTGTGGGTGATGATGCATG GTTGAATGGGGAATTTATCACCACTGTCCAACAACGTGGTGCTGCAATTATCAAAGCACGAAAGCTCTCGAGTGCTTTATCTGCTGCAAGTGCTGCATGTGACCATATCCGTGATTGGGTGCTTGGAACTCCAGAG GGAACTTGGGTGTCCATGGGCGTATACTCTGATGGTTCATACAATGTTCCAGCGGGTCTTATCTATTCCTTCCCTGTAACTTGCTGTGCTGGAGAATGGAAGATTGTACAAG GACTTCATATTGATGAGTTCTCGAGGAAGAAGTTGGACTTGACTGCACAGGAGCTTAGTGAGGAAAAGGAGCTGGCATACTCGTGCCTTTCTTGA
- the LOC100248145 gene encoding malate dehydrogenase, cytoplasmic, with protein MAKEPVRVLVTGAAGQIGYALVPMIARGVMLGADQPVILHMLDIPPAAEALNGVKMELVDAAFPLLKGVVATTDVVEACTGVNIAVMVGGFPRKEGMERKDVMSKNVSIYKSQASALENHAAANCKVLVVANPANTNALILKEFAPSIPEKNISCLTRLDHNRALGQVSERLNVQVSDVKNVIIWGNHSSTQYPDVNHATVKTPAGEKPVRGLVGDDAWLNGEFITTVQQRGAAIIKARKLSSALSAASAACDHIRDWVLGTPEGTWVSMGVYSDGSYNVPAGLIYSFPVTCCAGEWKIVQGLHIDEFSRKKLDLTAQELSEEKELAYSCLS; from the exons ATGGCCAAAGAACCAGTTCGCGTTCTCGTTACTGGAGCCGCAG GACAAATTGGATATGCACTTGTCCCCATGATTGCTAGGGGAGTGATGTTGGGTGCTGATCAGCCTGTGATTCTGCACATGCTTGATATCCCTCCTGCTGCAGAGGCCTTAAATGGGGTCAAAATGGAATTGGTGGATGCTGCTTTTCCACTTCTTAAag gTGTTGTTGCTACAACTGATGTTGTTGAGGCATGCACTGGAGTCAATATTGCTGTCATGGTTGGTGGCTTCCCAAGGAAAGAAGGAATGGAAAGGAAAGATGTGATGTCCAAAAATGTTTCCATCTACAAGTCTCAGGCCTCTGCACTTGAAAATCATGCAGCTGCAAATTGCAAG GTTTTGGTTGTTGCTAACCCAGCAAATACAAATGCCTTGATCCTGAAGGAATTTGCACCATCAATTCCTGAGAAAAACATTAGTTGTTTGACAAGACTAGACCATAACAGGGCACTAGGTCAGGTCTCTGAAAGGCTGAATGTTCAAGTATCCGATGTTAAGAATGTTATCATATGGGGAAATCACTCTTCAACTCAGTATCCCGATGTCAACCATGCTACTGTCAAAACCCCAGCTGGTGAGAAACCTGTGCGGGGGCTTGTGGGTGATGATGCATG GTTGAATGGGGAATTTATCACCACTGTCCAACAACGTGGTGCTGCAATTATCAAAGCACGAAAGCTCTCGAGTGCTTTATCTGCTGCAAGTGCTGCATGTGACCATATCCGTGATTGGGTGCTTGGAACTCCAGAG GGAACTTGGGTGTCCATGGGTGTGTACTCTGATGGTTCATACAATGTTCCAGCAGGGCTTATCTATTCCTTCCCTGTAACCTGCTGTGCTGGTGAATGGAAGATTGTACAAG GACTTCACATTGATGAGTTCTCAAGGAAGAAGTTGGACTTGACCGCACAGGAGCTTAGTGAGGAAAAGGAGCTGGCATATTCGTGCCTTTCTTGA
- the LOC100852749 gene encoding uncharacterized protein LOC100852749, which yields MYCLNLGKRLLPARKAWRNFTTKLQSKLHKLQKSKSIKKKTPCQRKAFKRTKYRTSTAVLRPSVSSQPHLQHKKQLIQPPNTLAVQYRRSHVVQKRAAPVYVDELFNEPISKEVEPLQTTAVAAGGSKGATARCPPSTKRMKVLNQPAMLPGSSQERGKCSSDQKTRGADEMWESVGLASPLMYGIDERAEEFIARFRADLARGV from the coding sequence ATGTATTGCTTGAACTTGGGAAAGAGGCTTTTGCCAGCCAGAAAGGCTTGGAGGAACTTCACCACCAAGCTTCAAAGCAAACTGCACAAGCTCCAGAAGTCTAAATCCATCAAGAAGAAAACCCCCTGCCAAAGGAAGGCTTTCAAGAGAACTAAATACCGGACCAGCACTGCAGTTCTTCGGCCCTCAGTATCGTCTCAGCCCCATCTTCAGCATAAAAAACAGTTAATCCAGCCGCCCAACACGCTTGCTGTTCAGTATCGTCGAAGCCATGTAGTGCAGAAGAGGGCTGCACCTGTATATGTGGATGAGCTCTTTAACGAGCCCATCTCCAAGGAGGTAGAGCCCCTCCAAACAACAGCAGTCGCAGCAGGAGGAAGCAAGGGTGCTACTGCAAGGTGTCCACCGAGCACGAAGAGGATGAAAGTTCTTAACCAACCAGCTATGCTGCCAGGATCAAGCCAGGAAAGGGGGAAGTGCAGCAGTGATCAAAAGACACGCGGAGCAGATGAAATGTGGGAATCTGTGGGATTGGCATCACCACTGATGTATGGAATAGATGAAAGGGCAGAGGAGTTCATAGCAAGATTCAGGGCGGATTTGGCCCGCGGAGTATAG